One region of Sphingomonas abietis genomic DNA includes:
- a CDS encoding CcdC protein domain-containing protein: MQYVVPAVIILLVVGIRLWRMRGARRLRLETLWILPALYAVFVIGMFATHPPTPIGFAAAAAALVIGGGIGWYRGTMMRISVDPETHALSQQASPLAVLLLVGLLLVRRVAMEEMGGTGLNAQIAIDVLMAFALGLIATTRIEMLLRARRLLREARASGLSQTFR; this comes from the coding sequence ATGCAATATGTCGTTCCGGCGGTCATCATCCTGCTGGTGGTCGGGATCAGGCTGTGGCGGATGCGCGGCGCGCGCCGGCTGCGGCTGGAGACGTTGTGGATCCTGCCGGCGCTCTATGCCGTGTTCGTGATCGGCATGTTCGCGACCCATCCGCCGACGCCGATCGGCTTTGCCGCGGCCGCGGCGGCGCTGGTCATCGGGGGTGGGATCGGCTGGTATCGCGGCACGATGATGCGGATCAGCGTCGATCCCGAAACCCATGCGCTCAGCCAGCAGGCGTCACCGCTCGCGGTGCTGCTGCTCGTCGGCCTGCTGCTCGTGCGGCGGGTGGCGATGGAGGAGATGGGCGGCACCGGCCTCAACGCGCAGATCGCGATCGACGTGCTGATGGCGTTCGCGCTCGGCCTGATCGCGACCACCCGGATCGAGATGCTGCTGAGGGCGCGCCGGCTGCTGCGCGAGGCGCGGGCGAGCGGATTGTCGCAGACCTTCCGCTGA
- a CDS encoding CHAP domain-containing protein produces the protein MKGYVLGVIAAVTAVATPAVAQDSYDGRIGAGLECVPYARQMSGIQIYGNAWTWWDQASARYQEGAAPKVGAVLVFRPKGVMKLGHVAVVSKIVSSRILMISHANWSRIGGVRGQIEKDVTLVDVSAGNDWSEVRVWWRDNHGLGTTRYPVYGFIYGRDANSGEQIAHVSKDLASASPDIVGAVIDSLGAAPAS, from the coding sequence GTGAAGGGTTATGTGCTTGGCGTGATCGCCGCGGTGACGGCAGTGGCCACGCCCGCGGTGGCGCAGGACAGCTATGACGGCCGGATCGGCGCGGGGCTCGAATGCGTGCCCTATGCACGCCAGATGTCCGGCATCCAGATTTACGGCAATGCTTGGACCTGGTGGGATCAGGCGTCCGCCCGCTATCAGGAAGGCGCCGCCCCCAAGGTCGGCGCGGTGCTGGTCTTCCGCCCCAAGGGCGTGATGAAGCTCGGCCATGTCGCGGTCGTCAGCAAGATCGTGTCCAGCCGGATCCTGATGATCAGTCATGCCAACTGGTCGCGAATCGGCGGCGTGCGCGGCCAGATCGAGAAGGACGTGACCCTGGTCGACGTCTCGGCCGGCAACGACTGGAGCGAGGTGCGCGTGTGGTGGCGCGACAATCACGGCCTCGGCACCACCCGCTACCCGGTCTATGGCTTCATCTACGGACGCGACGCCAATTCGGGCGAGCAGATCGCCCATGTCAGCAAGGATCTCGCCAGCGCCTCGCCCGATATCGTCGGCGCGGTGATCGATTCGCTGGGCGCCGCCCCGGCGAGCTGA
- a CDS encoding ligase-associated DNA damage response DEXH box helicase — protein sequence MSDLPPILAQWFAGRGWQPRRHQLAMLDAARAGKSALLVAPTGAGKTLAGFLPSLVELIEQPSDGLHTLYVSPLKALAVDIQRNLLGPIEEMGLAIRVETRTGDTPSDRKARQRVRPPQMLLTTPESLSLLLSYPEAAEMFANLRTIVIDEVHAFAPSKRGDLLSLCMARLQRLAPAMRRVALSATVAEPDVYRAWLSGDGDLDTVALVQGDPGAEPDIAILLPQERIPWSGHSGRYAAEQVMAQIAAHRITIIFCNTRSLAELIFQDLWAANEQHLPIGIHHGSLDIAARRKVEQAMADGRLRALVATASLDLGVDWGDVDLVIQMGAPKGSSRLLQRIGRANHRLDEPSKALIVPGNRFEYLEARAAVDAVEAGERDPDVFRPGALDVLAQHIMGVAASAPFARDDLLAEVHEAAPYATLPAETFDRVLGFVATGGYALRAYDKYKRLTEGADGLWRVSHPRFVTQHRLNAGIIVEAPMLNVRFRNGRSLGRVEEGFASSLSPHDTFFFSGLSLEVEGVKGEDLFVRATARPARIPTYGGARMPISTNLADRVRHFLHEPAQWPRFPADVREWLEMQRRRSVLPAPDRLLIETFPREGRHYMVVYSFEGWNANQSLGMLVTRRMETAGLQPIGFVASDYAIATYSLKPVIDPRPLFSPDILEHEFVDWVQESALLKRAFREVAVIGGLVERQHPGQRKTGRQVSFSTDLIYDVLRRYEPEHLLLQAAWDDAKARMTDVGRLGRLLDTAAERIEHVDLERVSPLAVPVLVLIGRERVAAGSVDDALLIEAEALVAEAMCGDADFNHDPLPTN from the coding sequence ATGTCCGATCTCCCCCCGATTCTCGCCCAATGGTTCGCCGGCCGGGGCTGGCAGCCGCGCCGCCACCAGCTGGCGATGCTGGACGCCGCGCGGGCGGGGAAGAGCGCGCTGCTCGTCGCGCCGACCGGGGCGGGCAAGACGCTGGCCGGCTTCCTGCCCAGCCTCGTCGAACTGATCGAGCAGCCGAGCGACGGCCTCCACACCCTCTACGTCTCGCCGCTGAAGGCGCTGGCGGTGGACATCCAGCGCAACCTGCTCGGCCCGATCGAGGAGATGGGGCTGGCGATCCGGGTCGAGACCCGCACCGGCGACACGCCCTCCGATCGCAAGGCCCGCCAGCGCGTCCGCCCGCCGCAGATGCTGCTGACCACGCCCGAGTCGCTCAGCCTGCTGCTCTCCTATCCGGAGGCGGCGGAGATGTTCGCCAATCTGCGCACGATCGTGATCGACGAGGTCCACGCCTTCGCGCCCTCCAAGCGCGGCGACCTGCTGTCCCTGTGCATGGCCCGGCTCCAGCGGCTGGCGCCCGCGATGCGGCGCGTCGCGCTGTCCGCCACCGTCGCCGAGCCCGATGTCTATCGCGCCTGGCTGTCCGGCGACGGCGATCTCGATACCGTGGCGCTGGTGCAGGGCGATCCCGGCGCCGAGCCCGACATCGCCATCCTGCTGCCGCAGGAGCGCATCCCCTGGTCGGGCCATTCGGGCCGCTATGCCGCCGAGCAGGTGATGGCGCAGATCGCCGCACACCGGATCACGATCATCTTCTGCAACACCCGCAGCCTCGCCGAACTGATCTTCCAGGATCTGTGGGCAGCCAACGAGCAGCATCTGCCGATCGGCATCCACCATGGCAGCCTCGACATCGCGGCGCGGCGCAAGGTCGAGCAGGCGATGGCGGACGGGCGGCTGCGCGCGCTGGTCGCCACCGCCAGCCTCGATCTCGGGGTCGACTGGGGGGATGTCGATCTGGTCATCCAGATGGGCGCGCCCAAGGGCTCGTCGCGCCTGCTCCAGCGCATCGGCCGCGCCAACCACCGGCTGGACGAGCCCAGCAAAGCCCTGATCGTACCCGGCAACCGCTTCGAATATCTGGAGGCGCGCGCCGCCGTCGATGCGGTGGAGGCGGGCGAGCGCGATCCCGACGTCTTCCGCCCCGGCGCGCTCGACGTGCTGGCCCAGCATATCATGGGCGTCGCCGCCTCCGCCCCGTTCGCCCGCGACGATCTGCTCGCCGAGGTGCATGAAGCGGCGCCCTATGCCACCCTGCCCGCCGAGACCTTCGATCGCGTGCTCGGCTTCGTCGCGACCGGCGGCTATGCCTTGCGCGCCTACGACAAATATAAGCGGCTCACCGAAGGCGCGGACGGGCTGTGGCGGGTCTCGCACCCGCGCTTCGTCACCCAGCACCGCCTCAACGCCGGGATCATCGTCGAGGCGCCGATGCTCAATGTGCGGTTCCGCAACGGCCGCTCGCTCGGCCGCGTCGAGGAGGGCTTCGCCTCGTCGCTCAGCCCGCACGACACCTTCTTCTTCTCGGGCCTCAGCCTGGAGGTCGAGGGCGTCAAGGGCGAGGATCTGTTCGTCCGCGCCACCGCGCGGCCGGCCCGCATCCCGACCTATGGCGGCGCGCGGATGCCGATCTCGACCAACCTCGCCGATCGCGTCCGCCACTTCCTTCACGAGCCGGCGCAATGGCCGCGTTTCCCGGCCGACGTGCGCGAATGGCTGGAGATGCAGCGCCGCCGCTCGGTCCTGCCCGCGCCCGACCGGCTGCTGATCGAGACCTTCCCGCGCGAGGGGCGGCACTACATGGTGGTCTACAGTTTCGAGGGCTGGAACGCGAACCAGTCGCTCGGGATGCTGGTCACAAGGCGGATGGAAACCGCGGGTCTCCAGCCGATAGGATTCGTTGCCAGCGACTATGCCATCGCGACCTATTCGTTAAAGCCGGTGATCGACCCCCGGCCGCTCTTCTCGCCCGACATTCTTGAGCATGAGTTCGTCGACTGGGTACAGGAATCGGCCTTGCTCAAGCGCGCCTTCCGCGAGGTCGCGGTGATCGGCGGGCTGGTCGAGCGCCAGCATCCCGGCCAGCGCAAGACCGGGCGCCAGGTGAGCTTCTCGACCGACCTGATCTACGACGTGCTGCGCCGCTACGAGCCGGAACATCTTTTACTTCAAGCGGCTTGGGATGACGCCAAGGCGCGGATGACCGACGTCGGCCGGCTCGGCCGCCTGCTCGATACGGCAGCGGAACGGATCGAGCATGTCGATCTCGAGCGAGTCTCGCCGCTCGCGGTGCCGGTGCTGGTGCTGATCGGGCGCGAGCGGGTGGCGGCGGGCAGCGTCGACGATGCGCTGCTCATCGAGGCCGAGGCCCTCGTCGCCGAAGCAATGTGTGGAGACGCCGATTTTAACCATGATCCTTTACCCACGAATTAA
- a CDS encoding ligase-associated DNA damage response exonuclease: MARLGSWIEPHPHGIYVPAADAWIDPSQPVPRALVTHGHADHARGGHGAVLATPETLAIMATRYGPQSGQSVAYGETVTVGDVTARFVPAGHVLGSAQIVLEHRGERIVVSGDYKRRADPTCAPFEPVPCDIFVTEATFGLPVFRHPDTGAEIDRLLEALHANPDRCVLVGAYALGKAQRLIAELRLRGHDAPIYIHGAMERLCALYQELGVDLGELVPATAAAKEQLRGKIVMCPPGALNDRWSRRLPDPITAMASGWMGVRQRARQRNVELPLIVSDHADWDELTATVKELAPQELWVTHGREEALVHWCMTRQIKARALALVGYEDEDD, encoded by the coding sequence ATGGCGCGCCTCGGCTCCTGGATCGAACCGCATCCCCACGGCATCTACGTGCCCGCCGCGGATGCCTGGATCGATCCCTCGCAGCCGGTGCCGCGCGCGCTCGTCACCCATGGCCATGCCGATCATGCCCGTGGCGGCCATGGCGCGGTCCTCGCCACGCCCGAGACGCTGGCGATCATGGCGACGCGCTACGGCCCGCAGTCCGGCCAGAGCGTGGCCTATGGCGAGACGGTGACGGTCGGCGACGTCACCGCGCGGTTCGTGCCGGCGGGGCATGTGCTGGGATCGGCGCAGATCGTGCTGGAGCATCGCGGCGAGCGCATCGTCGTGTCGGGCGATTACAAGCGCCGCGCCGACCCGACCTGCGCGCCGTTCGAGCCGGTGCCGTGCGACATCTTCGTCACCGAGGCGACGTTCGGCCTGCCGGTGTTCCGCCATCCCGATACCGGCGCCGAGATCGACCGGCTGCTGGAAGCGCTCCACGCCAACCCCGATCGCTGCGTGCTGGTCGGCGCCTATGCGCTGGGCAAGGCGCAGCGCCTGATCGCCGAGCTGCGGCTGCGCGGCCATGACGCGCCGATCTACATCCATGGTGCGATGGAACGGCTGTGCGCGCTCTATCAGGAGCTGGGCGTCGATCTCGGCGAACTGGTGCCCGCCACCGCCGCCGCGAAGGAGCAGTTGCGCGGCAAGATCGTGATGTGCCCACCCGGCGCGCTCAACGATCGCTGGTCGCGCCGTCTGCCCGATCCGATCACCGCCATGGCGTCGGGCTGGATGGGGGTGCGGCAGCGGGCACGGCAGCGCAATGTCGAGCTGCCGCTGATCGTCTCCGACCATGCCGACTGGGACGAGCTCACCGCGACGGTGAAGGAACTGGCGCCCCAGGAGTTGTGGGTGACGCACGGCCGGGAAGAGGCGCTGGTCCACTGGTGCATGACCCGTCAGATCAAGGCGCGGGCGCTGGCGCTGGTCGGCTACGAGGACGAGGACGATTGA
- a CDS encoding glycosyltransferase family 2 protein, whose product MSIGVAVPAKNVRPIMVAKAGGFDLAVIVPTFNEADNVAKIVAGLDAALAGIRYEILFVDDWSQDGTAERIAALASGRADIRVVRRFGRRGLSSAVIEGMMATMAPVVAVIDGDGQHDERLLPRLFALVNGGAADVAIGSRYCENGSTGDWDSFRLKCSRAATKLSQLVLQAPVTDPMSGFFAVRRTKVEALLPRLSGRGFKILFDLLTSSPQPLRVVELPFRFRTRVAGDSKLGAGVAIDYAVTIADRLIRRFAPPRPVMFAAVGTLGLGVHVAVLRGMMAFDGASFARAQIMAVLVAIAFNFLFNNSLTFRDRRLTGLRMVAGLASFYLLCGIGALANVGTGVVLFSEHHRWWVSGVAGAVIGSVWNFGASALVTWRKR is encoded by the coding sequence ATGTCGATAGGCGTCGCGGTGCCGGCCAAGAATGTCCGGCCGATCATGGTGGCGAAGGCCGGCGGATTCGATCTGGCGGTGATCGTGCCGACCTTCAACGAGGCCGATAATGTCGCGAAGATCGTCGCCGGGCTCGATGCGGCGCTGGCCGGCATCCGCTACGAGATCCTGTTCGTGGACGATTGGTCGCAGGACGGCACCGCCGAGCGGATCGCCGCGCTGGCGTCCGGGCGCGCCGACATCCGGGTGGTGCGCCGCTTCGGCCGGCGCGGGCTGTCGTCGGCGGTGATCGAGGGCATGATGGCGACGATGGCGCCGGTCGTCGCGGTGATCGACGGCGATGGCCAGCATGACGAGCGGCTGCTGCCCCGCCTGTTCGCGCTGGTGAACGGCGGCGCGGCCGATGTCGCGATCGGATCGCGCTATTGCGAAAATGGCTCGACCGGGGACTGGGACAGCTTTCGCCTGAAGTGCAGCCGGGCCGCCACCAAGCTGTCGCAACTGGTCCTTCAGGCGCCGGTGACCGATCCGATGAGCGGCTTTTTCGCGGTGCGCCGCACCAAGGTGGAGGCGCTGCTGCCGCGTCTTTCAGGGCGTGGCTTCAAGATCCTGTTCGACCTGCTGACGTCCAGCCCCCAGCCGCTGCGCGTGGTCGAACTGCCCTTCCGCTTCCGCACCCGCGTCGCCGGAGACAGCAAATTGGGCGCCGGGGTGGCGATCGATTATGCGGTGACGATCGCGGATCGGCTGATCCGCCGCTTCGCGCCGCCCCGTCCGGTCATGTTCGCCGCGGTCGGCACGCTCGGGCTCGGCGTTCATGTCGCCGTGCTCAGGGGGATGATGGCGTTCGATGGCGCATCCTTCGCGAGGGCGCAGATCATGGCCGTGCTGGTCGCGATCGCGTTCAACTTCCTGTTCAACAACAGCCTGACCTTCCGCGATCGTCGCCTGACGGGCCTGCGGATGGTGGCCGGTCTCGCGAGCTTCTATCTGCTGTGTGGAATCGGCGCGCTGGCGAATGTCGGCACGGGCGTGGTCCTGTTCAGCGAACATCATCGCTGGTGGGTGTCCGGCGTCGCCGGCGCGGTGATCGGCTCGGTGTGGAATTTCGGTGCCTCCGCATTGGTGACGTGGCGCAAGCGCTGA
- a CDS encoding TMEM175 family protein, which yields MKTERMTAFTDGVVAIIITIMVLELKVPESTEPRALLAAAPILGAYILSYINVGLYWNNHHHLLQAASRVDGRGLWANLFLLFWLSLVPFVIRWMDEAGFGSMPVAAYGFVLGMAAIGYRWLQHEMIRINGGRTSRLADALGQDWKGKMSVLGYLIAIPLAFVTPWIAVALYVIISGVWLVPDQRIEKRLMAD from the coding sequence ATGAAGACCGAGCGGATGACCGCGTTCACCGATGGCGTGGTCGCCATCATCATCACCATCATGGTGCTGGAGCTCAAGGTGCCCGAAAGCACCGAGCCGCGGGCTCTGCTGGCCGCCGCCCCCATCCTCGGCGCCTATATCCTCAGCTACATCAATGTCGGGCTGTACTGGAACAACCACCATCATCTGCTCCAGGCCGCCAGCCGGGTCGATGGGCGGGGCCTGTGGGCGAACCTGTTCCTGCTGTTCTGGCTGAGCCTCGTCCCCTTCGTGATCCGCTGGATGGACGAGGCCGGGTTCGGCTCGATGCCGGTCGCCGCCTACGGCTTCGTGCTGGGCATGGCCGCGATCGGCTATCGCTGGCTGCAACATGAGATGATCCGGATCAACGGCGGCCGCACCTCGCGCCTCGCCGATGCGCTGGGGCAGGACTGGAAGGGGAAAATGTCGGTGCTCGGCTATCTCATCGCCATCCCGCTGGCCTTCGTGACGCCGTGGATCGCCGTGGCGCTGTATGTCATCATCTCGGGGGTCTGGCTGGTGCCCGATCAGCGGATCGAGAAAAGGCTGATGGCCGACTAG
- the pgmG gene encoding phosphoglucomutase/phosphomannomutase PgmG produces the protein MAHRFDPTSLREYDIRGIVGKALGPADATAIGRGFATRVRRAGGTRVAVGYDGRTHSPLLEAALVEGLTSAGVDVVRIGLGPTPMLYYAEATLEVDGGIMITGSHNPGDYNGFKMVLQHKPFFGADIQDIGTLAEAGDWEEGQGTISNYEIMEDYVARLMTAYAGGAFKIGWDAGNGAAGPIVDRLVKLLPGEHHTLYTEIDGTFPNHHPDPTEEKNLADLKALVKDKGLDFGIAFDGDGDRIGAIDGEGRVIWGDQLLGILAEPVLRELPGATIIADVKASQALYDRIAELGGTPLMWKTGHSLIKTKMKETNSPLAGEMSGHIFFAHDYYGFDDALYAAIRLIQAVRVLGGSLTAIKSAMPVMINTPEMRFQSSEDRKFKVVDEVLERLAASGAEVDKTDGARVNTDDGWWLLRASNTQDVLVARAEAKDEAGLERLMAQINDQLAQSGVEPVLSAGH, from the coding sequence ATGGCCCATCGTTTCGATCCCACGTCGCTGCGCGAATATGACATCCGCGGGATCGTCGGCAAGGCACTGGGGCCGGCGGATGCGACCGCGATCGGGCGGGGCTTTGCCACGCGCGTGCGCCGCGCCGGCGGCACCCGCGTCGCCGTCGGCTATGACGGCCGCACCCACTCGCCGCTGCTCGAAGCCGCGCTGGTCGAAGGGCTGACCAGCGCCGGCGTCGACGTCGTCCGCATCGGCCTCGGCCCCACGCCGATGCTCTATTATGCCGAGGCCACGCTCGAGGTCGATGGCGGCATCATGATCACCGGCAGCCACAATCCGGGCGATTACAACGGCTTCAAGATGGTGCTCCAGCACAAGCCGTTCTTCGGCGCCGACATCCAGGATATCGGCACGCTGGCCGAAGCGGGCGACTGGGAAGAGGGCCAGGGCACGATCTCCAACTACGAGATCATGGAGGATTATGTCGCCCGGCTGATGACCGCCTATGCCGGCGGCGCGTTCAAGATCGGCTGGGATGCGGGCAATGGCGCCGCCGGCCCGATCGTCGATCGCCTCGTCAAGCTGCTGCCGGGCGAGCATCACACCCTCTACACCGAGATCGACGGCACCTTCCCCAATCACCACCCCGATCCCACCGAGGAGAAGAACCTCGCCGACCTCAAGGCGCTGGTGAAGGACAAGGGCCTCGATTTCGGCATCGCCTTCGACGGCGACGGTGATCGCATCGGCGCGATCGACGGCGAAGGCCGGGTGATCTGGGGCGACCAGCTGCTCGGCATCCTCGCCGAGCCGGTGCTGCGCGAACTGCCCGGCGCCACCATCATCGCCGACGTAAAGGCCAGCCAGGCGCTCTATGATCGCATCGCCGAGCTCGGTGGCACGCCGCTGATGTGGAAGACCGGCCACTCGCTGATCAAGACCAAGATGAAGGAGACCAACTCTCCGCTCGCCGGCGAGATGAGCGGCCACATCTTCTTCGCGCACGACTATTACGGCTTCGACGATGCGCTCTACGCCGCGATCCGCCTGATCCAGGCGGTGCGCGTGCTCGGCGGATCGCTGACCGCGATCAAGTCGGCGATGCCGGTGATGATCAACACGCCCGAGATGCGCTTCCAGTCGTCCGAAGACCGCAAGTTCAAGGTCGTGGACGAGGTGCTGGAGCGGCTCGCGGCGTCGGGCGCGGAGGTCGACAAGACCGACGGCGCCCGCGTCAACACCGACGACGGCTGGTGGCTGCTGCGCGCGTCCAACACGCAGGACGTGCTGGTCGCCCGCGCCGAAGCCAAGGACGAGGCCGGCCTCGAGCGGCTGATGGCCCAGATCAACGATCAGCTCGCCCAGTCGGGCGTCGAGCCGGTGCTGTCCGCCGGCCATTGA
- a CDS encoding DnaJ domain-containing protein, with protein MSEKILVALAIMAAIWWLGQRRKTTLLSISEARELLGVSARASEDEVRSAHRRLIGRVHPDAGGSQALASRVNAARDLLVAELNRKSA; from the coding sequence ATGTCCGAAAAGATTCTCGTCGCGCTCGCGATCATGGCTGCCATCTGGTGGCTGGGGCAGCGCCGCAAGACGACCCTGCTGTCGATCAGCGAGGCGCGCGAGCTGCTCGGCGTGTCCGCGCGCGCCAGCGAGGACGAGGTACGCTCCGCGCATCGCCGGCTGATCGGCCGCGTCCACCCCGATGCGGGCGGATCGCAGGCGCTGGCCAGCCGGGTGAACGCTGCCCGCGATCTTCTTGTCGCCGAATTGAACCGGAAGAGCGCCTAA
- a CDS encoding division plane positioning ATPase MipZ, with protein MTDRAHLIVFANEKGGTGKSTTAVHVAVALAAQGRRVAVLDLDTRQRTMVRYLENRVATATREQVELATPRFEVFDPNKDANILARIDALSTDAEFVVIDTPGRDDPYAMKAVTRADTLVTPINDSFIDLDLIGQVDPDTYRIKRPSFYAEIVWDARKVRAKADGGTVDWVVLRNRLQHLEAKNMRRVGQAVDELSKRVGFRVIPGLGERVIYRELFPKGLTLLDLGAIKEVGLSHVAARQELREMVSGLQLPEAPDLFSRPQASATA; from the coding sequence ATGACCGACCGCGCGCACTTGATTGTTTTCGCCAACGAGAAGGGCGGCACCGGCAAATCGACCACCGCCGTGCATGTCGCCGTGGCGCTCGCCGCGCAGGGCCGCCGGGTCGCCGTGCTCGATCTGGATACCCGCCAGCGCACGATGGTGCGCTATCTGGAGAACCGTGTCGCCACCGCCACGCGCGAACAGGTCGAGCTCGCCACGCCCCGCTTCGAGGTGTTCGACCCGAACAAGGACGCCAACATCCTCGCCCGCATCGATGCGCTGTCCACCGATGCCGAATTCGTCGTCATCGATACGCCGGGCCGCGACGACCCCTATGCGATGAAGGCGGTGACGCGCGCCGACACGCTGGTGACGCCGATCAACGACAGCTTCATCGACCTCGACCTGATCGGGCAGGTCGATCCCGATACCTACCGGATCAAGCGCCCGAGCTTCTATGCCGAGATCGTGTGGGATGCGCGCAAGGTCCGCGCCAAGGCCGATGGCGGCACCGTCGACTGGGTGGTATTGCGCAATCGCCTCCAGCATCTCGAGGCCAAGAATATGCGCCGCGTCGGCCAGGCGGTGGACGAACTGTCCAAGCGGGTCGGCTTCCGCGTGATCCCCGGCCTCGGCGAGCGCGTCATCTATCGCGAGCTGTTCCCCAAGGGGCTGACCCTGCTCGATCTCGGCGCGATCAAGGAGGTGGGGCTCTCCCACGTCGCCGCGCGCCAGGAACTGCGCGAGATGGTTTCCGGCCTCCAGCTGCCCGAAGCGCCCGACCTGTTCAGCCGCCCCCAGGCCAGCGCGACGGCCTGA
- the panC gene encoding pantoate--beta-alanine ligase, with translation MQIIRELAALRGAVADLRAEGKRIALVPTMGALHEGHMALVAEGLRRADAVVASIFVNPKQFAPSEDFGHYPRRERADAQLLEKAGCTILWAPAVETMYPEGFETNISISGVSEVLDGAARPGHFDGVATVVLKLINQVAPDVALFGEKDWQQLAILRRLATDLDLGLEIVGVPTVRDDQGLALSSRNAYLMEDELARARALPRALGEAAAAIGRGEPIEGALATAIARLAEAGFDPIDYVTLRDAETLASIDQLGDRPARLLAAARMGAARLIDNLPVVAA, from the coding sequence GTGCAAATCATCCGTGAACTGGCCGCCTTGCGCGGCGCCGTCGCGGACCTTCGTGCAGAAGGCAAGCGAATCGCACTGGTGCCCACCATGGGCGCCCTGCACGAGGGTCATATGGCGCTGGTGGCAGAAGGCCTGCGTCGCGCCGACGCGGTGGTCGCATCGATCTTCGTCAATCCGAAGCAGTTCGCGCCGAGCGAGGATTTCGGCCATTATCCCCGCCGCGAACGGGCCGATGCGCAGCTGCTGGAGAAAGCCGGCTGCACGATCCTGTGGGCGCCGGCGGTCGAGACCATGTATCCGGAAGGCTTCGAGACCAACATTTCGATCTCCGGCGTGTCCGAGGTGCTGGATGGCGCGGCGCGGCCGGGCCATTTCGACGGCGTCGCGACGGTGGTGCTCAAGCTGATCAACCAGGTGGCCCCCGATGTCGCGCTGTTCGGCGAGAAGGACTGGCAGCAGCTCGCCATCCTCCGGCGGCTGGCGACGGACCTGGATCTCGGGCTGGAGATTGTCGGCGTGCCGACCGTTCGCGACGATCAGGGCCTCGCCCTCTCGTCGCGCAACGCCTATCTGATGGAGGACGAACTCGCCCGTGCCCGCGCTTTGCCGCGCGCGCTGGGCGAGGCGGCGGCGGCGATCGGGCGGGGCGAGCCGATCGAGGGCGCGCTGGCCACCGCGATCGCCCGGCTGGCCGAGGCCGGCTTCGATCCGATCGATTATGTCACGCTCCGCGATGCCGAGACCCTCGCCTCGATCGACCAGCTGGGCGACCGCCCGGCGCGGTTGCTGGCGGCGGCCCGGATGGGCGCGGCACGACTGATCGACAATCTTCCGGTCGTCGCCGCCTGA
- a CDS encoding SEL1-like repeat protein yields MASSFKSAAFLIESRLAEAAFDPETLYQLGIAYSSGSRGVEVDLIEAHKWFNLASAAGSIEAQDMRAEIADEMTAREIVEAQKLARAWLATHQRRAA; encoded by the coding sequence ATGGCCAGCAGTTTCAAATCCGCCGCCTTCCTGATCGAGAGCCGCCTCGCCGAGGCGGCGTTCGATCCGGAGACCCTCTATCAACTCGGCATCGCCTATTCGAGCGGCAGCCGGGGCGTGGAGGTCGATCTGATCGAGGCGCACAAATGGTTCAACCTGGCGTCCGCCGCCGGTTCGATCGAGGCGCAGGACATGCGCGCCGAGATCGCCGACGAGATGACCGCGCGCGAGATCGTCGAGGCGCAGAAGCTGGCCCGCGCCTGGCTCGCCACGCACCAGCGCCGCGCCGCCTGA